One stretch of Cervus canadensis isolate Bull #8, Minnesota chromosome 5, ASM1932006v1, whole genome shotgun sequence DNA includes these proteins:
- the SET gene encoding protein SET isoform X2 has product MSAPAAKVSKKELNSNHDGADETSEKEQQEAIEHIDEVQNEIDRLNEQASEEILKVEQKYNKLRQPFFQKRSELIAKIPNFWVTTFVNHPQVSALLGEEDEEALHYLTRVEVTEFEDIKSGYRIDFYFDENPYFENKILSKEFHLNESGDPSSKSTEIKWKSGKDLTKRSSQTQNKASRKRQHEEPESFFTWFTDHSDAGADELGEVIKDDIWPNPLQYYLVPDMDDEEGEGEEDDDDDEEEEGLEDIDEEGDEDEGEEDEDDDEGEEGEEDEGEDD; this is encoded by the exons ATGTCGGCGCCGGCGGCCAAAGTCAGTAAAAAGGAGCTCAACTCCAACCACGACGGGGCCGACGAGACCTCAG aaaaagaacagcaagaagcaATTGAACATATTgatgaagtacaaaatgaaatagaCAG ACTTAATGAACAAGCCAGTGAGGAGATTTTGAAAGTAGAACAGAAATATAACAAACTCCGCCAACCATTTTTTCAGAAGAGGTCAGAATTGATCGCCAAAATCCCCAATTTTTGGGTAACAACATTTGTTAACCATCCACAAG TGTCTGCACTGCTTGGGGAGGAGGATGAAGAGGCGCTGCATTATTTGACAAGAGTTGAAGTGACAGAATTTGAAGACATTAAATCAGGTTACAGAATAGATTTT TATTTTGATGAAAACCCTTACTTCgaaaataaaattctctccaAAGAATTTCATCTGAATGAGAGTGGTGACCCATCTTCAAAGTCCACTGAAATCAAATGGAAATCTGGAAAG GATTTGACGAAACGATCAAGTCAAACACAGAATAAAGCCAGCAGGAAGAGACAGCATGAGGAACCAGAAAGCTTCTTCACCTGGTTTACTGATCATTCTGATGCAGGTGCAGATGAATTAGGAGAGGTCATCAAAGATGATATTTGGCCAAATCCGTTACAGTACTACTTG GTTCCTGACATGGATgatgaggaaggggaaggagaagaggatgacgacgatgatgaagaggaggaaggattGGAAGATATTGATGAAGAAGGGGATGAGGATGAAGgtgaagaagatgaagatgatgatgagggggaggaaggagag gAAGATGAAGGAGAAGATGACTAA
- the SET gene encoding protein SET isoform X1: MGLEEKEQQEAIEHIDEVQNEIDRLNEQASEEILKVEQKYNKLRQPFFQKRSELIAKIPNFWVTTFVNHPQVSALLGEEDEEALHYLTRVEVTEFEDIKSGYRIDFYFDENPYFENKILSKEFHLNESGDPSSKSTEIKWKSGKDLTKRSSQTQNKASRKRQHEEPESFFTWFTDHSDAGADELGEVIKDDIWPNPLQYYLVPDMDDEEGEGEEDDDDDEEEEGLEDIDEEGDEDEGEEDEDDDEGEEGEEDEGEDD, encoded by the exons ATGGGGTTGGAAG aaaaagaacagcaagaagcaATTGAACATATTgatgaagtacaaaatgaaatagaCAG ACTTAATGAACAAGCCAGTGAGGAGATTTTGAAAGTAGAACAGAAATATAACAAACTCCGCCAACCATTTTTTCAGAAGAGGTCAGAATTGATCGCCAAAATCCCCAATTTTTGGGTAACAACATTTGTTAACCATCCACAAG TGTCTGCACTGCTTGGGGAGGAGGATGAAGAGGCGCTGCATTATTTGACAAGAGTTGAAGTGACAGAATTTGAAGACATTAAATCAGGTTACAGAATAGATTTT TATTTTGATGAAAACCCTTACTTCgaaaataaaattctctccaAAGAATTTCATCTGAATGAGAGTGGTGACCCATCTTCAAAGTCCACTGAAATCAAATGGAAATCTGGAAAG GATTTGACGAAACGATCAAGTCAAACACAGAATAAAGCCAGCAGGAAGAGACAGCATGAGGAACCAGAAAGCTTCTTCACCTGGTTTACTGATCATTCTGATGCAGGTGCAGATGAATTAGGAGAGGTCATCAAAGATGATATTTGGCCAAATCCGTTACAGTACTACTTG GTTCCTGACATGGATgatgaggaaggggaaggagaagaggatgacgacgatgatgaagaggaggaaggattGGAAGATATTGATGAAGAAGGGGATGAGGATGAAGgtgaagaagatgaagatgatgatgagggggaggaaggagag gAAGATGAAGGAGAAGATGACTAA